The segment gcctcttcagcaagtggtgttgggaaagctggacagtgacatgcagaaaaataaacctggaccactttcttacaccagacacaaaaataaacccaaaatggatgaaagacctatatttAAGGCTGAAGCCGTCAAAATCCTCAAGGGGAAAGCAAgccaacctctttgaccttggccgcagcaacttcttactcaacacatctccggaagcaagggaaacaagcaaaaatgaactattgggatttcatcaaaataaaaagcttccgcacggcgaaggaaacaatcagcaaaactaaaaggcaaccgacggaatgggagaagatatttgcaaacaacataacagataaagggttagtatccaaaatctataaagaacttctcaaactcaacaccccaaaaacaaatcatccagtgaacaaatgggcaagagacatgaatagacatttctccaaagaagacatccagatggccaaccaacacgtGAAAAACTGCACAGCagcattcatcatcagggaaatacaaatcaaaaccacagtgaggtaccacctcacccatgtcagaatggctaacagtcacaactcaggcaacaacagatattggcgaggatgcggagaaagaggatatcttttgtattgttggtgggaatgcaagctggtgccgCCACTTTGGAAgtcagtatggaggtccctcaaaaagttaagaacagaaccaccctacgacccagcaattgcactactaggtatttatccaagggatacaggtatattgtttcaaagggacacatgcaccccaatgttcacagcagcactattggcaatagccaaagtatggaaagagcccaaatgtccatcaatggatgaatggataaagaagatctatattgtgtatatatatatacaaagaagatatatatattgtgtgtgtataatatatataaacccAATGGATTTTTCTCGGCAATCAAagagaattaaatcttgccatttgcaactatgtgaatggatctagagggtgttatgctaagcaaaactagtcattcagagaaagacaaatatcacatgccttcactcatatgaggacttaatatacaaaacagacgaagataagggaagggaaggaaaaataatacaaaaacagggagggggacaaaacataagagactcttaaatagggagaacaaacagagggttactggaggggttgtgggaggaggcatgggctaaatgggtaaggggcattaaggaatctgctcctgaaatcattgttgcagtatatgatCACTaaattgaatgtaaatttaaaacaaatcaattaggggcgcctgggtggctcagtcggttaagcgtccgacttcagcctaggtcacgatctcactgtccgtgagttcgagccccatgtcgggctctctgctgacagctcagagcctggtgcctgtttcagattctgtgtctccctctctctctgaccctcccccattcatgctctgtctctccctgtctcaaaaataaataaaacgtaaaaacaaaatttaaacaaatcaattaaaaaataatgcttaaaaaaggagagaggagaaaggagtcTTCATTCAGGAACACAAAGAAAGTGGAGGTAGCACCAGAATGACAGGTGGATGACTGGTTTTAGTGTTGGGTTTGATCCCTGACTTTACTGAAGAGTCAAATGTAAACGTGCTTCTCTCTGAAATAGACCTAATGATAAAACATGTAATATCATCAGTAGAATCTTTGTATAAATCCAACATCTGCCCTGAAAAGCAGTTACACAACAATTAATTAAGCACCACTCTATCGCTGCCATCACACAATGGCCAGCAATGCACAGGCAGTGCCCTCGGGGAGCCTAACAGAGAGGAGGGACCATGGGATCGGGATTCTGAAGATGTCAGGGGAGAGCTGCTCGCAGAGTGCCAAGGGGTGTCGACAAGGGAGATCCCTAGAGATTCAGggcccagggaagggcagaagtgGGCAGGCTGTCTTGGATGTGCCATCAGGAGTGAATGAGGAGTTTCATCCCTGTAGGACTGAGGCAAggacagtggggaggggagtcCACAGGGAGCAAAGGCCTCCAGCAGAAAACTGGGTGGATGGCGGAGGGGGATGGTGCACACAGAATTCAACCTGGAGTTCACATAGGGCAGTAGTGTGAGTCAAGATCACCAGAATCCATTGGAGCCCTAAAGTGGACGTCCACAAGGGTCAAACCAAGGGGGTCGTGTCAGGAGCTGTCTCTCAGTCAGAAACACCAGGCTCCGTCCCTAAGGAGCTCTGCCAACCATAAGCGGTGTGCCGTTGGTCAAGTTACGTGACCTCTCTTGTCCCATTATCTACATATAGGGAGAAATGACACGCACTCCTcatggggaggggttgggggagaggatgTGACCTCCAGTTGACCCATGAGCTGGACCCTGGAAACTGGGAGCTCCTCACCCACCTGCCCTGTTCTTGGAATGTGGGTTCCACTTAGCCCTATTCCACCCCAGAAGCTGCTCCAACCACAATGCCTTGAGACACTATGATGTCGTGTTGAGACCATCTGAACTGTGTTCAGTGTGACTGAACCCACTTACTGCCTCTGTATAAAGTTTCTGACTCTGGAACATAGGTGTGGAGATCTACCCatcttttttgtctttactttctttttcctaatttattttaacgtttattcatttttcagagacagagcacaggcaggagtggggcagagagagagggagacacagaacctgaagcaggctccaggctcccagctgtcagcacagagccccacgtggggctcaaactcacgaaccatgagattatgccctgagccgcagaagacctgagctgaagtcggacgcttcacccactgagctagccaggtgcccctcatgttcagtttatttatttattttgagatagagacagggggagagagagcaccagcgggggaggggctgacagagtggggggcacagaggagccaaagagggctctgtggtgacagcagagagcctaacgtggggcttgaactcacaaactgtgagatcatgacctgagttgaaattagacgcttcaccaactgagccacccaggtgccctcctgtGTCGGTTCCTTTGTTcattaaacctgccacctaccaacctggagtggccaccttttcttctgtctctccctgccctctgcataCAAGGACTGGTTTCCGATTAGACCCGCGAAACCGGAGAGGAGATTGCCACCAATGGAGGGTGACCACacatctcagtttcctcaggagAATCCTGGTTTATGCTGTTGTCCTGGCTCTCCATCCATTTTGCGACCTCTTTCACACTCCAAAGCATCCCCATTTGGCCAACAAATTTCATCCCCCTCCGACGCATTGTGTTGTCATCCGATTAAAGGAGGTTTGCACCTCCTTTAATCCAGTGCGTCCCCTGAGTGTTCACCATGATTTgctattcatgttttcttaatttttttttattctttatctatttttgagagagagacggcgAGACAgtatgcaagtgagggaggaacagagagagagagggagacacagaatccgaagtgggatccaaactctgagctgtcagcaaagagcccgatgcggagcttaaactcatgaaactcaaaatcgtgacctgagccgaagtcggacacttaacccactgagccacccaggcgcctgccgcaactttttaaaaaaaaattttggggggggcgcctgggtggcgcagtcggttaagcgtccgacttcagccaggtcacgatctcgcggtccgtgagttcgagccctgcgtcgggctctgggctgatggctcagagcctggagcctctttccgattctgtgtctccctctctctctgtccctcccccgttcatgctctgtctctctgtcccaaaaataaataaactttgaaaaaaaaattaaaaaaaattaataaaataaaaaaataaaaataaatttaaaaagtttttttttagttttatgttttcttgaattttaaaaacggGTAATTGTTCATTGCCTTGGGCCTTGAGAAGATTAATAAACCAACCGGATGTAGAATATGTTTGACAGAGACTCTACGTGTTAAGTTATGTCTCAATGAAACTCTTCCAGGAAGTCAGAACAGTATCAAGTAAGCATGGATCAAAATCCGTGCTCTGGGCTCAAACGTAGGATTTTGCCTGCGCTCTGAACATGATCTTCTCCAGATCTTTCAGAGAATGTGAAGTTGAAGGAAGTTTCCAGGGGTCTCCAATGGCCCTAGACATCCAAGGGTTAGCATAAGACCTTTCACCTTTTTATGAAATTAATCACTGGCGGCTGACAGGTACATGGCACCAGCTCTGTGCCCAAACCCATTCTGAGGACATATGACAACCCCAGGATGTTCCCATTGTACAAAGAGACACAGCTGGGAAATCTCCAGACCAGGATTGGCCCAAGGCAAGAGGTGTACCTGGAAAGGCCCAGGTAATGTGAACAACCCACCTTGCACTGCCATCTAGATGTCTCCAAGGCCAGCACCTTTCTGAAAGTTTCTGGCCCATGGAAGTACCTTCCCATCCAAGTCTTAGACTTTGGCATGATCTTACTGAAGAAGAGCTTCACTTTCAAAAAACATGCCTGAGGTTAATGTCCCAGCagccctggaggggaggggcagaaccaGTGTTACAGAATGAATGGGCAAAAACATATGGGTTGTCATGTCCCTAAATACTGTCAAGTGGATCAGTATCAGAAACCTACAATTTAAAAATGCCTAAAGACCATCTAAATGTCAAAATAACTCCTTCCTAGGCTTTGGTGCCAATGCAGGAATCACTGGGGATAAAATGGCTCTCACAGACTGTTGTCACTTTTATTAAGGATGGCAAAGCCTCAAATGATCAACTTGGTGTGAGTACATCTCAGGTCTTGCATGAGCCCGAGGACAGGCCAAACATAATTGTGTCGTGCCACATACTTTCTCTCCCACAACACAAGGTATTCACAGTGAACTAAGTACCTGTGCAAATTCACCCACATACCATGGTTTGTCATAATAGGTGATCAGTAAGTGTCACCCAAACACCGAAGCTGAAGGCTAATTTCTGAACTTCACTTGGGGACTTGAGTGAAAGCTCCTtcggggaagagaaaaaaagtcaggCTGCCTACACAAGCATTGTGgtttcttctatttctccttgtaaCCACTGGCTCGCAAATGAGTCCTTTGTGGGCTGAGTTATTGTTATTGGATTCACCTAAGAATGAGGAAACAtcaaggtaaaacaaaaaaatacacctCTTTCTTATGGGCACCAAGCACGCGAGGTGGGATTGTAGCCTAGCTGAGCTGGGTACGAAACCTCTGAAGAGACCGGCATCCCAGCAGGTAACAGGGCAAGTCCCTAACAACTGGGGCACCAGGGACAGTCCCCATTTTGTCCTAGCCAAAACGTCTCCCGCTTCCTCAGTAAAGTTCTTCATTTGGGCATTGTCGTTTGGAATGGAGATTGGCATCAGTGGTCAACTGGGCGAGAAAGTACGCACAGAAGAACATAACCTTCTTCCCTATTGCTAGCCTGTCCCTAAAGGAGTATTTTTCTTGGCAACTTATGTTCCGACTGAGTGATGGGAAGTCCCAGATCATCTAAACAGCAAATACGACATTCACAAATAATCAACTCATCTGTCTGGCTCActcatcagtttcttttctttctttctttctttttttttttttttttacttgagccAACCTAGTTTCTCTTGTTCCTTTCACCTTCATATCATCTCCACTTAAGCTGATGGGGCTTTTCTAAACTATGAGGCTGTCCTATCTTTCTTGACACCAAGAGGCactccatccttgctgtcattcTCTTGCCCAGTACCAACTGCTCTAGAGAGAAGCCCTGTAcctgctgtgctctctgcctAGAACACCTGTCCCGAGATCTTCCCCTTGATAATCATTGTCCACTCGTCTAGGCTTTAAAGCCCCTCCTCCTATAGCTGGCCTGGCCCTCTGTACAGGATGCTGCCCCTCATGGTTGTTTTCTGGTTCCCTACAAATCACTTTCTGAGGTCACTCATTCAGTTATGAGctttttatttatggttttgtgaaatttttttgagcctgacgcagggctcaaacccatgaactgtgagatcgtgacctcagcctaagtcgggtgcttaaccgactgagccacccaggccccccagttAGGGGCTTTTTGCTGCCTCCCTTGTAAGAGGTAAGCTCCACAGGAGCAAGGTCCTGGTCTGACAGCTGAATCTGGGGCATGCAGCACAGGATCCACTCATGGGGGAAGCTCATGGTTACCTTTGAACAATGGATGcttggatggatgcatggatggatggatggatggatggtgccTCCCATGTATTCATGATTACCTTGTTGTAAGCCCCACAGTAAGTTCCTTACAGAGGGTCTGTCATCCTTGCAAAACCAGGTGTGGTCTGGTTTAtgcacattttagaaatgaggcaAAAGAAGCTTGAAATAACCAGCAATTTAACTAGCCCTCAGAAACTTCATGATTATTTCCTGCATCCAAAATTTAAATccacatcttggggtgcctgggtgactcagtcagttgggcgtccaacttcagctcaggtcatgatgtcacagtttgtgagtttgagccccgtgtcatgttgggctggctgctgtcagctcagagcctgctcggtttctctgccccctctccccctgcccctcctcccgctcatgtgagcgctctctctctctctctctctccctttctcagaaacaaacactgaaaaaataaaataaatccacatCTGCTTGAGCCCAGTCCCTACCACCATTCCTCCATTCAGGACTGCCTCTGCTGAGCGATCAGTTGCTCTGCTTCTTCACATCATCCTTTaactgatgggaaaaaaaaaaccccaaacaactgaaaaaaaagattattcataGATTCAGAATAGAATGAATTtatgaaattaattaataaattgagATAGTCTTTGCACAAACAGCCTTTAGAGAAAGTTAGACATTGTTAGGATTTCCTAAACGTCCAGCCTCTTGTTAAAAGGGTCTATGGACACGGGAAGTCTGCCCTCCTGAGGAGCTATCTGGTATTGCACCGAGCCCAGATGCGTGGTGAGCCCATAGGAACACAGGATGCGAAGCTATCCATCTGTTGAAGAAGGAGGACAGGTGGAAGGAGACTAATAAAGACcgcaacaataataaaacaacaagGATGACAACACAGGCGCACTCTGTCGTTGTTTCATTAGCTAGCAAGCACTTTTGCATTAATTTCATCTAAATTAATGCAATAATGTTATCATTACTGCAGTTCCAAAACAGTTTTGAGTCCAACAAGCTGTCTCCTTGGTTTCTACAAACAGGGCACAGGCTGGCTGGGCTGATTCTTGCTGTCATTTCCTGGCCCCGTGCCACGTTTACTGTGTGACTCAGTCCCTCACTTCGGGGAGGGCTTAAGGTGATGGCCGGGAGAATAAAAGGAGGAGTTCTGGGTGCTCAGCTCCCAAGTGAGTTCTTTCTTCCCCGCCACGTCGGACTGACCGGTTAACACCAGCTGCCCTCAACCATGAAGCTGCTGAGAGTCCTTGTGCTGATTGCCCTCCCCCTTTACTGCTTTGCTGGTGAGTTCTGTGCAGCAAGGACAGGTTCGGGGCTAAAGGTGGTGTCAGGGCCCTCTGGAAGACCTCCTGTTCCCCAAATTCCGGCCAACAGGCTCCACCTCATTTCTCcagtgtctttgtttttcatgGTTATGTAGTGTTTGGCTTCTCTGGGCTGTGGAGGTAGTGCAGGGGTGGAAAGGGGGCACAGATATTTTCAGGCTTAAGGAAACCCTAGGTCCTGAGTTTACTCTCTGAAAACTGAGAACTCAAGACCATTCACCATCATATTTCTGAATGTATGAATCTACTGGGATGTAGGTTGGATGAGCAATATCCTAGGTGCTCCCAAAAAGGGGCTTCAGGGCTACGGAACTGAGATCgcttttatgtgttttctttcaggTTCTGGATGCCTACTTCTAGAGCAGGCGGTTAACAAAACAATCAGTCCTGAAGTGAGCGTTAGTGAATACCAAAATTTTCTCCAGGATTTTGTTCAGGAGACTGAGGAAGAAAAGGCCTTGGCTGATGTGAAGCAGTGTTTTCTCAACCAGTCAAACGAAACTCTGCACAACTTTGCACAGATGATGGTAATTACAGTTTCTTCTGATGTGCTTTCAAACCACGGGGCAGGGACTAGTAGGCTCTACGTTTGTCACTAATGATGCCAAAGCAAGTGTTCaacatgctttattttatttcagtgaatGTAATTGTGGCTGCATGTGAGTACTTTGACATCAAGAAAGCCAGCCAAGGTCCCAGTGCCGATTTGCCTCTGCGCTTCTTGGAATCTGTAGTGAATgataaatgaaaaaggcaaatgagGGACAATATTCACATAAAGGCTGAACTACCCTTCAGTATCCTAGTACACactcacacatccacacacaaactttctctttttctcttttttttgagtttatttatttactttaaggggcagggggagagagcacGCATAGAGGAGGAgcggacacagggagagagagagaatcttaagcaggctctgttctaTCAGTACAGAGACCGATGTgcctcaatctcaggaactgggagatcatgacctgccaactgagccacccaggagccacaatatttttctttttttttttattctttatttattttcgagaaagagacagagagacagagtgcgagtgggggaaggatcagagagagagacacacacagaatacaaagcaggcttcaggctctgagctgtcagcacagagcccaacgtggggctcgaactcatgaaccacgagatcgtgacctgagtcaaagtcggatgcttaactgactgagccacgcaggcacccctcattttttttctttgttttaaattttttttcttgctttttattaaGTACACTCTCCAcccaacgtgggctcgaactcacaacactgagatcaagagccacaggctctccccactgagccagccaggcacctccacACTCATTTTCTATCAAGGTAAAACACGTCTGATTCTCAAGAAGTCCCTTACTTGTAGAAGTGACCGGCAACAATGATCCCCTTCTTCGTaggaacaaataataaaatgttcatgAGAATGTTTTAATAGAGTTCAGAAGAATCCATTAAGAACATTCTGTACCTCTTactaaaagaatttaaagtgtGCTTTCAAGCAATCAAAATTTGTCAGTATAAATGATGGGATTCCTTGACTATTAATTAAAGACCCCATAGATGACAAGGATAGATCATGGGTATGAATCTAACTTGGGGGATGGAATTGTTGAAAACAACAAGCAGTGTTTCGTTCTCCATAATGTATTCCCTATCTTGATACTTCTATGGAAACATTCCAGGGTAGACAATTTAGAAATACTGCCAAAGCTAAAGACAAAAGTGTTTATCACTCAGAAGAgccaacatggatgaaccttgagggcctTATGACAGAGGAAATAAGCcgccaaaaaaagaaagacaaatatgttgCATGAGTTCatttaaatcagttttctagaGTAGCTAGTCTCCTAGAAACAGAGGGTACAATGGTGGCTTCTAGGGGTTGGCTGGTATGGAAAATGGGGGTTGTTCAGTGGGTATAGAGTTCAACAATAGCAAGacgaaaatgttctggagattgGTTACACCACAACATACATAGACTTAACACTGCAGAACTCTATATTTACAATGAtgaaaatggtcaattttatctTATGTGTATTTAGCATAACTAAccactttaaaaagtgaaattccCTTCAATCAAGGATAATGGgatggggttttttgttgttgtttgttttgaagtttattcactttggagagagagagacagagacagagtgtgagcaggggagggggggcacagagagagagagagagagagacacagaatctgaagcaggttccaagctccgagacggcagctcagagcccatggGGCTCGCAACCacgaaccaaactgtgagatcatgacctgagccgaagtcggaggcttaactgactgagccacccaggtgcccctggaatgttttctttaaaaatgtcgaTTAGACCGATCGTTTGGACTGCACATCTCCACTGTTTTGTAGGTGTCAAAGGTAAAGGTCTCGGTGTCAGACCATTTTCGGTATTTCTAACACGTAAGGCCACGCCAAAACTCAAACACTACCCATTTCCTTGTATTTGGGCTGAGACTTAACGATTCTTTGTTGAAATAAATGCACCCTGATAAATATAGGGATCCCTGATGGGGAAGAGATCTGGAAACATCAGCACCTGTTTGGCATCAGTAAAGTCTCCTGATCGTTATCATGAGAGACGAGATCATTCTGATCTTGACTCGAGCACAATCCTTCTTGGATACCAGATGTGTGTGGACAAATCCTAGAAGCCAAGAAGAAATGCGCGTTtttcaactcttgactttggaaCAGAGAGCTGAACATCGGAGTGatgtctctgtgtttgttttccaGCAAGTAATGTATTCCAGTAAGTGGTGTGCCTCTTAACTTTCCCCGAGACTGGAGACCCCGAGGACTACAGAGAATGGTCAGCAACTGACAGCCAGTGAATATAAACCacgacttttcttccttctttctcttttcatctatAAACTGCAAGACAATTGTTGAAACctcaattacattttcatttcaataaagCATCTGCAAATGGAAATTTCTTTTCATGTGATGTGATCAGAATGGAGGCTGTGGAGAGCCTCCCGTGCCTGAgctcacgcgcacacacacacggtcaTATGGAACTGTTCCTTGGAGAGCACATGGGTGAAGGACTGAGGACTCTGAAAAACACTCTGTTCCTTCCCACGTGTAGCACAACAGGGGTCCTCTCTATGGAAATGTGCTTTTCCACCCTCATGGCCCCCATTTTCCCTGGGACTATCTCTGAAGTCCTCAGGACCTAGGCTCTGCTGGTTGGGCTGCATGCAGTACCCCTGATCCACTGGTGCGGCAAGGCCCCGCTCTCAGCCCTCTGCACCTGACCCAAGTGAGTGGGGTCAGGAGTAGAGCCAGGGAGAGATGTGACTTATCCAAAGCAGGGGTGAATCCtggcttgattttatttattttatttttttaattttaatttttgggagacagagagagagggcatgagcaggggaggggcagagagagagggagacaaagaatctgaagcaggccacaggctcccagctgtcagcacagagcctgaccgggggctccaacccatgaaccgtgagatcatgacctcagctgaagtcaggtgcctgactgactgagccacccaggcgccccatagaatttatttttcttgtaatgtttatttatttatttgaagagagggagagcacgagcaggtttggagctgtcagcacagagcctgatgtcaggctcgatcccaccaaccctgagatcatgacctgagctgaaatcaagagtcagacacttaactgactgagacgcccaggccccccccccccgcaaaatgttagaatttctttaaaacaattaacCAAAAGTGACTGTCATCATAATGAATATAGACCCATGAACCAGAGTGGAGCATACTCCTCTTTATACCACTGCAGTTGTAAGGTACGGTATTTAATATGGTTTTTATGGAAACTGGCCAAAAGGACCTAAGACCTACAAAAGTCATAATGGATCCCTGCCATCTACCTTCTCCCACACACCTCAGGGTCAGTGACTCCATTAGGCCCAGGCTAATGGACCTTGCCCATTTCCACATCTTAAAAGTTCCCccctattacacacacacacacacacacacacacacacacacacacacacatatttattaagaACTCATGGGCCATACTCAGTTCTCAGTGCTTTGGGTGTGTCCTCAGTGGGGAAGAAAGCCcacccctctttctgcctctcaataCTGGGAACCTCAGtccaccttctctttctctcttggaccataagaggagaggaaaaggaagacatttgGCCATAGGAACTGGAGATGGACACATAGATATGCAGAAATTTGCTTCTGTCCAGAAGGACCCTGGCCCATTTCATGAATGAGTCTTACCCAGGGAACAGAGCCAATTTCATGCAAGAATTGATAATGAAGGTGATTGAAGGACTGGGGCAGCAGAACGGGAAGAGGAAGGATGCCCGATGATTAATCATTGGAAAAGATAGCACTAAATCTAGAActagaacaggaaaaagaaaaaaagattatatagaaaaataaatccagtaGTACATCGACGAATGTGCTTAAGGGTAAAGGTATATGGATGTTCTCCTCCTGCATTACACCATTACACCATTTGTGTAACTCTGAAGTTATTTCCAAGGACAAAGTTAAAAACTACATTCCTGAGGCAAAAACatattgtgatgagcacagactcttcattctttccctgatgatgaacgatgttgagcatcttttcatgtatctgttggccatctggatatcttctgcACATTGACAAATGGGATTATTtgtgggtgcctaggtggttcagtcattaggcaactgactttggctcaggtcatcatctcacgttCCGTGGGTTCGAGTTCTGTTTGGGTgtgccctgcttctctctccacccacccaccccgcaccatcctggattctctctctttctaccctcgcttacttgcattttctctctctctcaaataaataaataaataaataaataaataaataaataagattatttgttttttatggtCGAAGAGAATATTCTCAACAATgtactttcctcctttttttggtCTTTAATAGAGCTTTTTCTGAGAGGAGTTTGAGATTCACAGCAAAGTTGAGCCGAATGCACACAGAGTTCCCATAGATCTCCTACTCATGCatatgcacagcctcccccagcaTCAACATCCCCACCAGATGGTACATTGGTTACAACTGATGGGCCTCTATGGACACATCactatcacccaaagtccatggtGTACATtcgggttcattcttggtgtcaTACACTCTATGCCTTTTGTGAAATGTATGTGATGTGCACCCCCCCCCATTACAGTACAGAAGAATTTCATTGCCCTTAAAACCATCTGAGCTCTGCCTATTCgttccttcctctccccaacccctgagaaccactgctcttcTCAATGTCCCCATAGTCTTGACACTTCCAGAATGTCTGCCACTGAATGCAGAGATCCAGTAAGGCCCCAAGACCCTTAGAGAAGCTGGAGCCACTCAATGGGAGAAGTCTGGGTTCCTGAATGACTGGATGTGGTCATGGTGCATCATGGACAAGCCACTGAGAGCACCCTGCTCTAGGTCAATGTAACAATTATTTAGAATGTCCAGCAAGGTGGAGCAAGTTGTCTATGATATTGTCTAGACACACTAGCTCATGGTGAT is part of the Felis catus isolate Fca126 chromosome D1, F.catus_Fca126_mat1.0, whole genome shotgun sequence genome and harbors:
- the SCGB2A2 gene encoding mammaglobin-A; amino-acid sequence: MKLLRVLVLIALPLYCFAGSGCLLLEQAVNKTISPEVSVSEYQNFLQDFVQETEEEKALADVKQCFLNQSNETLHNFAQMMQVMYSSKWCAS